Proteins from a genomic interval of Zingiber officinale cultivar Zhangliang chromosome 1B, Zo_v1.1, whole genome shotgun sequence:
- the LOC122052762 gene encoding F-box protein SKIP1-like, whose translation MAQVTDDGGGTNEAGATRDWSELTPVCLTNVFHRLTLEDRWKGTMLVSRSWRDASRDPSLFVALDLEPMFEFAGSCRSDCAEWWTPAFQRRVDAMLRSAALWAEGSLQEIRVRHCSDDSLCFAAERSPNLQILTIKSSQSVTDRSMFKIASSCPMLVELDISNCYEVSFKSIEVVGKECPNLKVLKRNFLNWLDPSQHSGIVPNDYLGACPQDGDREAMTIAKFMPKLKHVELRFSKLSVRGLVSLSEGCRDLEFLDISGCANLTCRGIKKASAYLKNLKTFIRPNFYIPRSVFNTERYGHWRLYDERFQTNVFQL comes from the exons ATGGCACAGGTCACCGACGACGGCGGAGGGACGAATGAGGCGGGGGCGACCCGTGATTGGTCGGAGCTGACGCCAGTATGCCTGACGAACGTCTTCCACAGGCTGACTTTGGAGGATCGTTGGAAGGGGACGATGCTTGTCTCGCGATCTTGGCGGGACGCTTCGCGGGATCCGTCCCTCTTTGTTGCCCTGGACCTTGAGCCTATGTTCGAATTCGCGGGATCTTGTCGCTCTGACTGCGCTGAGTGGTGGACCCCGGCGTTCCAGAGGCGCGTTGACGCCATGCTCCGGTCCGCTGCCCTGTGGGCGGAAGGATCGCTGCAGGAGATCCGAGTTCGCCATTGTTCTGATGACTCCCTCTGCTTCGCTGCCGAGAG ATCACCAAATTTGCAGATCCTAACTATAAAGAGTAGCCAGAGTGTAACTGACAGGTCAATGTTCAAAATTGCATCTTCCTGTCCCATGCTTGTGGAATTAGACATAAGCAATTGCTATGAAGTTTCTTTCAAGTCAATTGAGGTGGTTGGGAAGGAATGTCCTAACCTTAAAGTTCTCAAAAGAAACTTCTTGAACTGGCTTGATCCTTCACAGCATTCTGGTATTGTTCCAAATGATTACTTAGGAGCCTGCCCTCAAGATGGAGACAGGGAGGCTATGACAATTGCAAAGTTCATGCCAAAACTGAAGCATGTTGAACTTCGTTTTTCTAAATTATCAGTTAGGGGCCTCGTTTCACTTTCAGAGGGATGTAGAGATCTAGAATTCTTGGATATCTCTGGCTGTGCAAATTTGACCTGTAGAGGGATAAAGAAAGCTTCTGCCTATTTGAAGAATCTTAAGACATTCATCAGGCCCAACTTCTACATTCCAAGATCTGTGTTTAATACAGAGAGATACGGTCATTGGAGGTTGTATGACGAAAGGTTCCAGACAAATGTTTTCCAGTTGTGA
- the LOC122052771 gene encoding uncharacterized protein LOC122052771 yields the protein MMPLVSCTDVSSPLLLSVPFCSSPIRLRHRLICPYSIPRATISAKLEHLRPLIFVSVPQIPQCRATRVPGGGAATPAASRLCEKEPLVLDVDSLSVKECESDEELLATVRLRIRTFYDEFYKSSGGEDQGRHLEERELQALKDRIDGKRIGFKRAACINATLPLSPSLRHADELCSACKFSQNGEERIVVATLDVNQCIKLADELTGKRPEVPGASLMRAYLSNVCVASELQRNGLGYAIVTKSKIVAYSWGINDLYVHVAVDNEAAKNLYRKTGFVYENEEPTWQARFLGRPRRLLLWADLSRINL from the exons ATGATGCCGCTGGTCTCCTGCACCGACGTCTCGTCGCCCCTGCTCCTCTCCGTCCCCTTCTGCTCATCTCCGATCCGTCTCCGCCACCGCCTCATCTGTCCATACTCTATACCTAGAGCTACCATTTCGGCTAAGCTGGAACACCTGCGGCCCCTCATCTTCGTCTCTGTCCCGCAGATTCCGCAGTGCAGAGCCACCCGTGTCCCTGGCGGAGGCGCCGCCACGCCTGCTGCCTCCCGCCTCTGCGAGAAAGAACCCCTAGTCCTCGATGTGGATTCTCTTTCCGTGAAGGAGTGCGAGTCGGATGAAGAGCTCCTGGCCACTGTTCGCTTGAGGATCCGCACCTTCTACGATGAGTTTTACAAGTCATCCGGCGGCGAG GATCAGGGTAGACATCTGGAAGAAAGGGAGCTCCAAGCATTGAAAGACCGCATTGATGGTAAAAGAATAGGGTTCAAAAGAGCTGCTTGCATAAATGCCACTCTCCCATTATCGCCGTCCTTAAGACATGCTGATGAACTTTGTTCTGCTTGTAAG TTTTCTcaaaatggagaagaaagaaTAGTTGTGGCAACTCTAGATGTTAACCAATGTATCAAATTGGCTGATGAATTGACAGGAAAGCGTCCTGAG GTCCCAGGAGCTAGTCTGATGAGGGCATATCTAAGTAATGTGTGTGTTGCCAGTGAGCTGCAAAGAAATGGATTGGGATATGCAATAGTTACCAAATCTAAAATAGTTGCCTACTCTTGGG GCATAAATGATCTTTATGTTCATGTTGCCGTTGACAATGAAGCAGCAAAGAATTTGTACAGAAAGACTGGTTTTGTTTATGAAAACGAAGAGCCTACATGGCAAGCTAGATTTCTTGGCCGGCCCCGACGGCTGCTACTGTGGGCTGATCTTAGCCGAATTAACTTGTAA